Genomic segment of Arachis hypogaea cultivar Tifrunner chromosome 16, arahy.Tifrunner.gnm2.J5K5, whole genome shotgun sequence:
gataaaccatgaaatagtggtttattatcCACAATAGTGGCTAACCCTAACAAGGCATTCTTTAGGTGTCCTAACTACAATGTCAGCAAAAAGAGATAGTATGGTTTGTTTGTCTGGGCTGACATTGGAGAAGAAGACATCAGTGAAAAGGTGACTGCTACCGAGGATGTTGATGAACTGAGGGTCAATTTGGCTTGGAGAATTAGGAAGTTAGAAGCTGAAGTTAGGACCCATAAATTGTACATGTTATTATTGGCTCTGTTTATAATGTTTGTTGCTGTATTCATGTTAGTATTTAAGGTTTGAGGATGATTATATTTTAATGTGATTAGGGTTATTGTAaaggtgaagaaagaaaaagtgtcATTGTCAATTGTTGAAGTTGGTAGTCTTGTTATAAACATAAACCAAGAACTCTGTTTTTGTCATCCAacaaaatgatgaaaaaaatattgtaaaaaagaaCCTGTAGTAGCTTAATTAAAGGTAGAACAActtgtcataataataataagatgttACCATAACAATGAGTTTCCAGCATGAGTATTAAAAAGTAAAACACCTGCCATATCAGTGACAACTCCCTCACAAAATTAAAAGCTAGTTCTATATTCAAAATACACCAATAACAAGGACAGAGAGTGCCATCAACCTTACAATGTTTTCAAATATAACAATTGGTCTACTTTCATATACTAAAGCCAAAAAACAAAAGTATGATTTACAAAAAGATTCTTAATTCAACTACATCTTCATTTCTTCCTTGGGGCTTGAAGCCAGGTGTTGGGACAAATTTCAAGAAGTTGGCCAGTCTAAAAGATGTGGCTGAGCTTGCTCCATGCAGTGGATCTATGGTGGCCAGTTCTGATGGTGGTAAAGACTTCCTTCTGGTTTGCAACTTGGATGGCCTTGGAGGTGGTGCCTATTCCAATTAAATAATATCTAAATTTAGGCTGATTGTACACAATAATTTTAAATGTGGTTTGTTAAACTAAATGATTTACCTCTTGAGACTCTTGTGTATCTGAGAAGTTGGGTTGAGAAAGGTTGATCTCAAATTCTTGAACATCAATGGGTTGGGGTGCAGGATCTGGAGGAGCTTGACTTGGGGTGCATCTTGATTAGCACACGGTGGAGGAACATCTATAGCTTCTGGTGTGACAGTATTCGGATCAACAGTTGATCCTAGTGCTGCATTTCCTTATGCATTGGATTCAGTCTTAGCAGCAGCTGTAGCAGCAGTAGCAACACCAGCTGCTCTCTTCTTTGGACAACCCCTCTTTGTGTGCCCTTTCTGTAGGCAATATGTGCAAGTGAAGGGTTTCAATTGTCTCTTTAGGACTCCAGTAGGCTTAGATTTTTTGCTTCCTCCATTGCCCTCATTtgcatcttttctttttttctttgtgaGTGGTCTAGTCTTTTTCTTGGTCTTTGGTGCTTGGGGCCTGTTGGACTCAGATTTCTCCCAAAGGTGTTGTCTAGGTAAGAGATTTATGTAATGGGCATAAGTGTCTCTGTATGCATCCATGGTGAGCCACTTATGACAGAAATCTTCAGGTCTCTTATTTACCCTTGCAAGAGCCGCACAAGCATGCACACAAGGCATTCCTAAAGAAAACAACAAACAAAGATATTATTAAAGTATTTAATTATTCCGAAGAAAGAGGATGTGAATCCTGGCTAATTACTTGTTAACATCTAGAACTGACATGTGCACAGTCGCTTGCCCAAGTCCACCACCATGTTTGTTGGATATCCATGCACTTCAAACTTCTCATACTCATCATCTCCAGTCCAGATTGgcaaccaatttttagactcCTTTCTGATCTTGTCCAGTCTACTTTGAACCACTGGTGGTAGCTTCCCTACATGGCTGGCTAGCTTAACCTTGTTTTTAACTATCATTCTCAGCACGAATATTCTGACCTCCTCAAGTAGAGTGATTATGGGCTTCGCCCTTGCTTCGTTAATTATTGCATTAAGGACCTCGCATGCATTATTGCATATGTTGTCAAGCTTTGGGCTATGACTGAATGCTGACTTTGTCCAGGACTCCCTCAGCCACTTGTTCAGGTAATTCCATGCATCTTCATTAATTTTCTTAATCTTGTTCATATTATCAGAGAAGTCTTGATATGTGGTTGATCTTGCACATTCCCAAAGTAAGTCCCTTAACTCTAGATCTTTCTACTGCTTGTTAAAGTTTCTCCATATGTGCCACACACGGAACATATGGTGGACATGCTGCATGACCTCCTGGACAGCAGAGATAAGCCctgcatgtgaagacaacaacttATTTCACTTTTGTCATGATACATAATAGTCCCTCAGATATAATAAATGAACCCATAATAGTCCCTAACATTTGTTTAATGATTCTAAAATGGTCCCTTACCTTTTAATCGTTCCCTGATTTGGTCTCTATATTACGCTACTCACACTGAATAATGACAATCCCATGCAAATTATTCCAACTAGAAGGTAAAGTCCTATTCAGACCAACATGTTATGCAACAGTAAAGAACCATACAAGAATTCTATCCTAGAAACATACAATAATTGTATTCCGATATATGATAACCATCACAACTTATCAACAAGCTCAACTACACTATTTATAATCCAGCTTCCATTTAGTCAACAAGTGCagctaaattcaaaaaaataacaaaaggtaccatggaagaaaataaagataatgaATGAGTATACCTTTTACATGTCACCTATAAAGCACCATTTAGTCTCTGAGGTGGTGCGCTGACGAGCGggcttttgtgtggtctagaatttaacaaataaactctcgttgcaagtttagtttctagaccaacaaatgtcctttcgtacaaaaatttggttgtcacaagtaacaaacccctaataatattgataaccgaagtattcgaacctcgggtcgtctctcaaggaattgcagggaagtgtgcttataattggttatagAAAAGTGTGTtgtggggttttggataagaaacagggaaagtaaattgcagagaaaataaaataacaacaataaaaagccttgactaggagaagattaatcgaaagttctatccttgttagatttcccaagattaataataataggttgttgtttctacttagttaacccttaccgaataaagaaaagtcaagtaattaagccaacttctattcacaagtcctaatcctctcccttgggaaggattagcgttagtaactagagagccagccaacaacttccaattacaatttaactcttaagtcttccaactcaagggtttcctattaatcaactcccaagtcaagttcgGATTTAATTGGTTAACATGAATGCCATCTTCGTTGTAGACATAAAAagggaatagaaaagagacatgataattgaaattcaattggaagcaattaaacagataataaaattaaatgaaaaagtactctttgcattaataaatttctAAATTGAAGATATCTatatgtaactctgaacaaagtaaATAGGgattaaaagagtaaggaaatagaaaacaaacaagaatgaTAAAGACTTCAACGGGTGTAGTAACTCTGTaaatatccaactcaaaagcataaaactaggaatcctaaatcctagagagaggagagagcctctccctctagaaactacatctaaaacctaaaattatctgAATGAGAAGTGTCTCCTTGATTGATTAattgattcctccattctgcagcctctaatctgtgtttttcgggcttggagctgggccaaaaggagcccagaaatcgctcccagcgctttctgcaaatttctgcacgtggcgcatgtcacgcgtacgcgtaggtcacgcgtgcgcgtcgcttgacaaaattccttgtcacgcgtacgcatcagtcacgcgtacgtgtcgcttgtcttctgcgctagtcatgcgtacgcgtcgtccacgcgtacgcatcgctgccagctcctcaaaacttcattttctcgcGTTCCTTCCGCTTCtacatgtttcctttccatcctctaagccattcctgccctataaagcctgaaaacacttaacacatagatcacggcatcgaatggtaataaaggataattaaaattgatagtttaaaggcctaggaaacatgttttcaactataccACAGAATtcggaaggatttgtaaaaccatgcaaattatatgaataagtgggcaaggacttgataaaaaaatcactcaattgagcacaagataaaccataaaatagtggtttatcaatctccccacacttaaacattagcatgtcctcatgctaaacgcAAGAGAACCAACAGAGTGAAGGCAGAATGGTGGAACTTATACAATGCAGTCTATTTAGATGTGAGCTACCTATATGCATCATGCTATCCTAATTActatctctctctctatatataagcATACATGTGGTCAAATCGAGTCAAATTTCCaagaaatcatatatgcacaaccaagggctAAATCATATCAAAACACCTTCACAATTAAGTTGAGTcaatcaaaagagttcacaaacttgaaagacaagcaatgatcaaataTGGACATAAGGGaatgagcaattgaaccctcactggatttgtatatgcactccaatcactcaagtgtttggggttaaacaactcaaatctcctctaatcatgctttctagaactttgttcttcatctaactaatcaacaaaaatttagtgtacaaatgcaaacatcatgaggtctttttaaggttgtaatggggctaaggaagggtgaggatatatgtatggccaagtgagctataatatgaatctttgactaacctaagctctcacctaacatacacacactctatgtataTGGAATTattcctagctacccataattcccacttttgcataattcacatactcatgcatcaaattttctttaacttcaccatatatgcattgatcctttattaaactcaacattggggtaattttgtcccctatttattagacttaaacttttttttatatatgaaagCAAACACAACATATCAATACATATGATTtttttggtttcacatgagtaggcacccaaattcccaatatcttGTCAATAAAAACTCAACACTttctcattgatgagcggatattttatacgctttttggggttaatttcatatagattttagtatgttttagttagtttttagtttattttcattagtttctaggcaaaatttatatttctagactttactatgagtttgtgtgtttttatgtgatttcaggtattttctggctgaaattgagggagctgggcaaaaatctgattcaggctgaaaaaggactgctgatgttgttggattctgacctccctgcactcggaatgaattttctggagctacaggactccaaatggcgcgcttccaattgtgttggaaattagacatctaggg
This window contains:
- the LOC114925459 gene encoding uncharacterized protein; the protein is MNKIKKINEDAWNYLNKWLRESWTKSAFSHSPKLDNICNNACEVLNAIINEARAKPIITLLEEVRIFVLRMIVKNKVKLASHVGKLPPVVQSRLDKIRKESKNWLPIWTGDDEYEKFEVHGYPTNMVVDLGMPCVHACAALARVNKRPEDFCHKWLTMDAYRDTYAHYINLLPRQHLWEKSESNRPQAPKTKKKTRPLTKKKRKDANEGNGGSKKSKPTGVLKRQLKPFTCTYCLQKGHTKRGCPKKRAAGVATAATAAAKTESNA